The genomic region ATGCTTTAATTATTCAGTAGGCAACTGTGTTTAGCTTTGTATTTCAATTTCTGCAGGCTGTAGTTTTCACTGATATTAGCCTGGAGAAAGCAATTGAATTCGATGACTACTGCCATAATCATAAGCCTCCCATATCTTTTATAAAATCCGAAGTACGAGGCCTTTTTGGCAGTGTGTTTTGTGACTTTGGCCCTGAGTTCACTGTTCTTGACGTTGATGGTGAGGATCCACATACAGGCATAATTGCATCGATTAGTAACGACAACCCTGCTCTCGTAGCATGTGTTGATGATGAGAGGCTTGAGTTCCAGGATGGGGATTTAGTTGTGTTCACCGAAGTACATGGAATGACTGAGTTGAATGATGGAAAGCCGAGGAAGGTTAAGAATGCAAGACCCTACTCATTCACAATCGAGGAGGACACTACCAATTATGCTGCGTATGAGAAAGGGGGTATAGTGACACAGGTGAAGCAACCCAAGGTGTTGAACTTTAAGCCTTTGCGAGAAGCACTTAAGGATCATGGCGACTTCCTTCTGATTGACTTCTCCAAGTTTGATCGCCCACCTCTCCTACACTTGGCATTTCAGGCACTAGATAAGTTCATCTCAGAGTTGGGGCGTTTCCCTGTTGCTGGATCTGAGGATGATGCTACAAAATTCATATCTTTGGTAACTAACATCAATGATAGCTCAGCAGATGGGAAGCTTGAGGAGATTGACCACAAGATTCTTCGTCATTTTGCATTTGGTGCTAGAGCTGTGCTAAATCCCATGGCTGCTATGTTTGGTGGTATTGTTGGACAAGAAGTTGTGAAGGCCTGTTCTGCTAAGTTCCATCCTCTTTTCCAGGTAATTACTCAAACcaaacttgaaatttttttgcaagaatgatcgaCACTGCTTTTTGGTTTTGAATCTTTACCTGGTCCGCTAGGTTTGTGTTTGTATCATTATAATTTAAGACTTGTTTTTCCTTGCCTTGTGGACAGTTTTTCTACTTTGATTCAGTTGAATCCCTTCCGTCAGGGACCTTGGATCCTAATGATTTGAAGCCTTTGAACAGCCGATATGATGCACAAATTTCAGTATTCGGAGCCAAGCTCCAGAAAAAGCTGGAGGATGCAAAAGTGTTCACTGTCGGATCTGGTGCACTAGGATGTGAGTTTTTGAAGAATTTAGCATTGATGGGTGTGTCTTGTGGTAAAGAAGGGAAGTTAACAATTACAGATGATGATGTTATTGAGAAGAGTAACCTTAGCAGGCAATTTCTCTTCCGAGATTGGAACATTGGGCAGGCTAAATCAACAGTAGCTGCCTCTGCTGCTACGTTGATAAATGGTAGTCTGAACGTTGAAGCACTGCAGAATCGCGCTAGCCCGGATACTGAAAATGTGTTTGATGATACTTTCTGGGAGAATTTGGATGTTGTTATCAATGCTCTGGACAATGTGAATGCAAGGCTTTACATTGATCAGAGATGCTTGTATTTCCAGAAGCCCCTTTTGGAATCAGGAACACTAGGTGCCAAGTGCAACACGCAGATGGTCATTCCTCACCTGACTGAAAATTATGGAGCATCGCGGGACCCACCTGAAAAGCAAGCACCCATGTGTACTGTCCATTCATTCCCTCACAACATTGACCACTGCTTGACATGGGCCCGATCTGAGTTTGAGGGTCTACTTGAGAAGGTGCCAGCTGAAGTAAATGCCTACCTGACCAATCCTCATGAATACACTGCTGCAATGAAGAATGCTGGTGATGCTCAGGCCAGGAACAACTTGGAAAGTGTCATTGAATGTCTTGACAAGGAGAGATGTGAGACGTTTCAAGATTGCATAAACTGGGCCCGTCTAAAGTACAGTTCTTGTTTATCAATattcttttagttttcatttaatCATAATATTCTTTCCTGTATCTAATCAATTGTTCTTAATGGAAACAGATTCGAGGACTACTTTGTCAACCGTGTGAAGCAGTTAACATATACTTTTCCTGAGGATGCTACAACCAGTAGTGGGACACCATTTTGGTCTGCCCCCAAGCGTTTTCCTCGCCCGCTGCAGTTCTCCGTTGATGATCTCAGCCACCTTCAGTTTTTAATGGCAGCATCTATACTACGAGCAGAGACATTCAACATCCCAATTCCTGATTGGGTAAAGTCTCGTACAAAGTTTGCTGATGCTGTTAACAAAGTGATGGTACCAGATTTTCAGCCTAAGAAAGATGTGAAGATTGAGACTGACGAAAAATCTACAAGCGTCTTACCAGCATCGATTGATGATGCTGCGGTTATCAATGAGTTGGTTGTGAAGTTAGAAAAATGCAAGGGGCGGCTGCCACCAGGCTTCAAGATGAACCCGATTCAGTTTGAGAAGGTTTGTTGAAAGCCTTTTCTCATTATGTAGAAATTATCTCTAGACATCGTATTTATTTGTTCATCTCAGGCTTGCGGCTTCTGAGATAGAGTGACTTCCATGTATGGTAAAATGTTGGAGCTACCTTTGAGGGCAACCATGGTACATGTGCAAGAATAAAGTTCTTTTTTGAAACATGCAGATAATAAGCAATGTATAAGAAATTTCGAATTAGGGTGTTAGCATCTCCCAAACTTGTTAGGTCTTCTGCATGTTCTGTAGGAAGTACTGAAGTACATGACGGTTAAATCTTGCAGAACTAATTATAGCCCACCCTAATAAGGAAATCAACTTAAATATTTATAAGCAATGAGCTACACAACTGTTACAATTTGACATTGTTAGATCGTTACTCGTTAGGTGTGCGTTTAGCGTATTTATAAGCATTGTTATTGATATTGGGGAGGGATTTGTTGCTGAGTGCTATATCATAAGATAAATGCTTGTTGTATGATGGTGTCGTAGAGCCAAAAGTATGTGAAAGTTCAAAGTTTACAGGAGGCgactttctttttcctttctcatTTTCCCTCAGAATCCTGCAACTGATATGGCGCTTTTCATATGTTTTGATGCAGGATGATGACACAAACTATCATATGGACCTGATAGCTGGATTTGCAAACATGAGGGCAAGGAACTATGGCATTGGTGAAGTTGACAAGCTGAAAGCCAAATTCATTGCAGGAAGAATCATTCCTGCGATTGCAACAGCTACTGCTCTGGCAACTGGCCTTGTCTGCTTGGAGCTGTACAAGGTTCTGGATGGAGGGCACCCGGTTGAGGACTACCGAAACACCTTTGCCAATCTCTCCCTTCCTCTGTACTCCATGGCTGAACCAGTTCCTCCTAAAGTCATCAAGCACCAAGATATGAAGTGGACAGTATGGGATAGGTGGATTATAAGAGACAACCCAACTTTAAAGCAGCTCCTCAAGTGGCTCGAAGACCAGGGCCTAAGCGCGTACAGCATCTCCTATGGAAGTTGCCTGCTCTTTAACAGCATGTTCCCGAAGCACAAGGAGCGCATGGACAGGACCATGGTGGACTTGGCTACGAGTATTGCGAAGGCAGAACTGCCTCCAAATAGGAAGCACTTTGATGTGGTGGTGGCTTGCGAAGATGAAGAAGAGAACGACATTGATATCCCGCAAATCTCCATTTACTTCAAGTAGGCATTTCGGTTGATGAGCTTATCAATCAAAACTGGAATGCAATCTTTAGGATGCAAACCCTTTTGCATTTGACTTTTAAGTTTAATACAAGCAGCAAACGGAGTTTTATATGTACTCAATTATATGTCTAGACTTTAGAGTAGCACCGATTGTCCGAACTTCGTTATGTTCCTGCCGATTTCAGGTCCAGGTCCATCTGGTTATACTTTCTAATGTTGGTTGTTTATTTTGCCAATCAGTCAATTTTATGTCCTTTTTCCTTCGTTTCCAGTTGAATTTTTTCGATTCGCTTTCTCTGTACCGTTACAAGACACTAGTGGTAAAATTTTGGTTATGTCATCGCTTTTGAAAGCTTCAAGTTATTAACTTGGCATGCCTGACTTTGGAGGAAATTGACCCCTCCCGGGTGGGACCTGCCGGTAGGAGAGGGCAGTTGCAGTCGTGAAGGGGAGGGCTCGCTGTGTAAGACACCCTTTTGGGAGTTCAAGCACCAtcaattttcaaccaaaaataCAGACATGTCATAGGTTTAAGTATTACTGGCAAACTTGGCAAGTTCACCGTGCGCGCACTTGGAGAGCAACTGTGGTGGGGCCGAAGCCGACAACGCAAGGTCATGTGAAAAAGTTGAGCAAATAGAAGTGAGTTATTGATTCAGGTACCGTCACAGTGACATCCTAGGTGTTGGAACTTGGTAGATCTCGATAAAAATCTTCTATGGTAGTAAGTTTTGCGAGGGTTGTAGAGTGAAATTTATATACCAAATAATCCACCAACTTAGttgatcttttttttataacatc from Pyrus communis chromosome 9, drPyrComm1.1, whole genome shotgun sequence harbors:
- the LOC137744121 gene encoding ubiquitin-activating enzyme E1 1-like is translated as MLPRKREAVGGEVVVNEATESPIKKLRGAAATDGSKSNENNNTTTFNNNNINSSSVDELPIMALGNGSSNDIDEDLHSRQLAVYGRETMRRLFASNILVSGMQGLGAEIAKNLVLAGVKSVTLHDDGVVELWDLSSNFFFSEDDVGKNRALACVQKLQELNNAVLISTITTELTKEKLSDFQAVVFTDISLEKAIEFDDYCHNHKPPISFIKSEVRGLFGSVFCDFGPEFTVLDVDGEDPHTGIIASISNDNPALVACVDDERLEFQDGDLVVFTEVHGMTELNDGKPRKVKNARPYSFTIEEDTTNYAAYEKGGIVTQVKQPKVLNFKPLREALKDHGDFLLIDFSKFDRPPLLHLAFQALDKFISELGRFPVAGSEDDATKFISLVTNINDSSADGKLEEIDHKILRHFAFGARAVLNPMAAMFGGIVGQEVVKACSAKFHPLFQFFYFDSVESLPSGTLDPNDLKPLNSRYDAQISVFGAKLQKKLEDAKVFTVGSGALGCEFLKNLALMGVSCGKEGKLTITDDDVIEKSNLSRQFLFRDWNIGQAKSTVAASAATLINGSLNVEALQNRASPDTENVFDDTFWENLDVVINALDNVNARLYIDQRCLYFQKPLLESGTLGAKCNTQMVIPHLTENYGASRDPPEKQAPMCTVHSFPHNIDHCLTWARSEFEGLLEKVPAEVNAYLTNPHEYTAAMKNAGDAQARNNLESVIECLDKERCETFQDCINWARLKFEDYFVNRVKQLTYTFPEDATTSSGTPFWSAPKRFPRPLQFSVDDLSHLQFLMAASILRAETFNIPIPDWVKSRTKFADAVNKVMVPDFQPKKDVKIETDEKSTSVLPASIDDAAVINELVVKLEKCKGRLPPGFKMNPIQFEKDDDTNYHMDLIAGFANMRARNYGIGEVDKLKAKFIAGRIIPAIATATALATGLVCLELYKVLDGGHPVEDYRNTFANLSLPLYSMAEPVPPKVIKHQDMKWTVWDRWIIRDNPTLKQLLKWLEDQGLSAYSISYGSCLLFNSMFPKHKERMDRTMVDLATSIAKAELPPNRKHFDVVVACEDEEENDIDIPQISIYFK